Proteins from one Homalodisca vitripennis isolate AUS2020 chromosome 3, UT_GWSS_2.1, whole genome shotgun sequence genomic window:
- the LOC124357540 gene encoding Krueppel homolog 2 isoform X2 → MGDRQENSEQTAQPRGFEALKIHTLEHKVDVALWTTRLLTIFFTLAYFIPLFGNPYNAYYKVLMANAATSALRLHQRLPGVSFDREFLSRLLTEDSCHYLFYSLIFLYVAPVTFALMPVFLFSVIHFSSYSLTLLDLMGHNSWWGARLLISLVEFQSRNILRLIAFSEIFLMPYTVILIFLGKAGLLTPFVYYHFLSQRYNSQRNPYTRNMFHELRNAVEGMANKPNMPGMVRNALMSIVAFTCRLAPPQRPAQQ, encoded by the exons ATGGGGGACAGGCAGGAGAATAGTGAGCAGACCGCCCAGCCTCGTGGTTTCGAGGCTCTCAAAATTCACACACTGGAACATAAAGTGGATGTTGCTTTGTGGACTACTCGCCTTCTCACAATCTTCTTCACACTTGCTTATTTCATTCCATTGTTTGG GAACCCGTATAATGCGTACTACAAGGTCTTGATGGCTAATGCTGCCACCTCTGCCCTGAGACTACACCAGCGACTTCCTGGTGTCTCATTTGACCGAGAGTTCCTGTCTCGTCTCCTCACCGAGGACAGCTGTCACTACCTCTTCTATTCACTCATCTTCCTCTATGTGGCTCCTGTCACTT TTGCTCTGATGCCGGTGTTCTTGTTTTCCGTGATCCACTTCTCTAGTTACTCTCTCACTCTGCTAGAT CTGATGGGACACAACTCATGGTGGGGAGCCCGACTCCTAATTTCTCTTGTTGAGTTCCAGTCCCGCAATATTCTGCGACTCATCGCCTTCTCTGAGATCTTTCTCATGCCTTACACAGTCATTCTCATCTTTTT GGGCAAAGCTGGGTTGCTGACACCATTCGTGTACTATCACTTCCTGTCACAGCGCTACAACTCGCAACGCAACCCATATACCCGCAACATGTTTCATGAGCTGCGCAATGCAGTGGAGGGGATGGCCAACAAGCCCAACATGCCAGGGATGGTGCGCAACGCACTCATGTCCATTGTGGCATTTACGTGTCGCCTAGCTCCCCCACAACGCCCAGCCCAACAGTAA
- the LOC124357540 gene encoding Krueppel homolog 2 isoform X1: MVILKPVSTRKFKVGPDGFPCQMGDRQENSEQTAQPRGFEALKIHTLEHKVDVALWTTRLLTIFFTLAYFIPLFGNPYNAYYKVLMANAATSALRLHQRLPGVSFDREFLSRLLTEDSCHYLFYSLIFLYVAPVTFALMPVFLFSVIHFSSYSLTLLDLMGHNSWWGARLLISLVEFQSRNILRLIAFSEIFLMPYTVILIFLGKAGLLTPFVYYHFLSQRYNSQRNPYTRNMFHELRNAVEGMANKPNMPGMVRNALMSIVAFTCRLAPPQRPAQQ, translated from the exons ATGGGGGACAGGCAGGAGAATAGTGAGCAGACCGCCCAGCCTCGTGGTTTCGAGGCTCTCAAAATTCACACACTGGAACATAAAGTGGATGTTGCTTTGTGGACTACTCGCCTTCTCACAATCTTCTTCACACTTGCTTATTTCATTCCATTGTTTGG GAACCCGTATAATGCGTACTACAAGGTCTTGATGGCTAATGCTGCCACCTCTGCCCTGAGACTACACCAGCGACTTCCTGGTGTCTCATTTGACCGAGAGTTCCTGTCTCGTCTCCTCACCGAGGACAGCTGTCACTACCTCTTCTATTCACTCATCTTCCTCTATGTGGCTCCTGTCACTT TTGCTCTGATGCCGGTGTTCTTGTTTTCCGTGATCCACTTCTCTAGTTACTCTCTCACTCTGCTAGAT CTGATGGGACACAACTCATGGTGGGGAGCCCGACTCCTAATTTCTCTTGTTGAGTTCCAGTCCCGCAATATTCTGCGACTCATCGCCTTCTCTGAGATCTTTCTCATGCCTTACACAGTCATTCTCATCTTTTT GGGCAAAGCTGGGTTGCTGACACCATTCGTGTACTATCACTTCCTGTCACAGCGCTACAACTCGCAACGCAACCCATATACCCGCAACATGTTTCATGAGCTGCGCAATGCAGTGGAGGGGATGGCCAACAAGCCCAACATGCCAGGGATGGTGCGCAACGCACTCATGTCCATTGTGGCATTTACGTGTCGCCTAGCTCCCCCACAACGCCCAGCCCAACAGTAA